The Phragmites australis chromosome 15, lpPhrAust1.1, whole genome shotgun sequence genome window below encodes:
- the LOC133891948 gene encoding protein FAR1-RELATED SEQUENCE 5-like, with protein sequence MYHKEPRSIITDGDRAMRRVVRVVLPNTAHRLCAWHIERNAIRYLHHYMISAFRKLIYMRRSPKTFKAKWKRFIKDHKIGKRHKCRRWLSKMYKIRKLWAFCYLKNKYFLGTQSNQRSESLNSRLHKHLDRKMTLYDMIEHYFHCVSRIRRNESELDCIASQSIPVATTEHQVLEISAATCFTPAIFHFVQREIERTLNYEIVEILDTDVCTKYIIAAREGSKVFDVDCDDEVTLANVRCSCLKFECEGIPCCHIMVVLIKLGAATIPQCCVLNRWTRNGKSSSAFDTPDHVTSMQRARVTELVNLAKQVFEEASSSTEEFVRWKEILLSERNNKRKSNDMDGKCSSTQEEGNKLEGEAEAINV encoded by the coding sequence ATGTACCATAAGGAACCTAGGTCCATAATAACTGATGGCGATCGTGCAATGCGAAGGGTTGTAAGGGTAGTTTTGCCTAACACTGCTCATCGTTTGTGCGCTTGGCATATTGAGAGGAATGCAATTCGCTATCTTCATCATTACATGATTTCTGCATTTAGGAAGCTAATTTACATGCGTCGTAGTCCAAAAACATTTAAGGCGAAGTGGAAAAGGTTCATCAAGGACCACAAGATTGGTAAGCGCCATAAGTGTCGCAGGTGGCTGTCAAAGATGTACAAAATCAGAAAGCTGTGGGCATTTTGTTATTTAAAGAATAAATATTTCTTGGGTACACAGAGTAACCAGCGAAGTGAAAGCTTAAATTCTCGACTTCACAAGCACCTGGATAGGAAAATGACGCTATATGATATGATTGAGCATTATTTCCATTGTGTTTCTCGTATTAGAAGAAATGAGTCCGAACTGGATTGTATTGCATCACAGTCTATCCCAGTTGCTACTACTGAACACCAAGTTTTGGAAATATCAGCTGCTACCTGTTTCACTCCGGCAATTTTTCATTTCGTACAGAGGGAAATTGAAAGGACATTAAATTATGAGATTGTGGAAATATTAGATACTGATGTTTGCACCAAATACATCATCGCGGCAAGAGAGGGCAGCAAGGTCTTTGATGTTGACTGCGATGATGAGGTGACACTAGCAAATGTTAGATGCAGCTGCTTGAAATTCGAGTGCGAAGGAATACCCTGTTGCCATATCATGGTTGTGCTGATTAAACTTGGTGCTGCGACGATCCCACAGTGTTGTGTGCTAAACAGATGGACAAGGAATGGCAAGTCAAGTAGCGCTTTTGACACTCCTGATCATGTGACCTCAATGCAAAGAGCACGTGTGACTGAATTAGTAAACTTGGCAAAACAAGTTTTCGAAGAAGCATCAAGTTCAACTGAAGAATTTGTGAGATGGAAGGAAATTCTATTGAGCGAGCGCAATAACAAACGGAAAAGCAATGACATGGATGGAAAATGTAGTAGTACTCAAGAGGAAGGGAATAAATTGGAAGGAGAGGCAGAAGCAATAAATGTCTAA